In the genome of Triticum urartu cultivar G1812 chromosome 5, Tu2.1, whole genome shotgun sequence, one region contains:
- the LOC125507684 gene encoding uncharacterized protein LOC125507684: MQYEEEKLKRPLSDMQAWEIAHTRKDSKPGEPQYYGKKTAGRKQAYSEAYLKLHPDTPDPIAAPLDDRAVVSMGPKEHGREAVLDAVITPSISYTQLRRIDPSLSQRTSQPVTNTQSLFQEQQSAYMEYTRQETMAWHQRLYEHQVQRDSQMQQAFQDMAAGRCPQFPPAQCPPAQPVLMSFEEFVAQNAGPSPVSSSPIYSPKACHAFQHSHISRAYVFSTSREHVDLPLAVVFAALRRHGARPLRSTEAEAEAVLAVALPLAVTTWALAVLAVTTSAVLDDPCVVMMLEMTCVW; encoded by the exons ATGCAGTACGAG GAGGAGAAACTGAAGCGGCCGCTCTCAGACATGCAGGCGTGGGAGATCGCCCATACGCGGAAGGACTCCAAGCCTGGCGAGCCCCAGTACTACGGCAAGAAGACCGCGGGGAGGAAGCAGGCCTACTCCGAAGCGTATCTGAAGTTGCATCCTGACACACCTGACCCCATTGCGGCGCCTCTGGACGACAGggcggtggtgagcatggggcccaAGGAGCACGGTCGGGAGGCGGTTCTCGATGCTGTGATCACTCCTAGTATCTCCTACACACAGCTTCGTCGGATCGACCCGAGCCTGAGCCAGCGCACGAGCCAGCCAGTGACCAATACACAGTCCCTCTTTCAGGAGCAACAATCT GCCTACATGGAGTACACACGCCAGGAGACCATGGCGTGGCATCAGAGGCTTTATGAACACCAAGTGCAGAGGGATAGCCAGATGCAGCAGGCTTTTCAGGATATGGCGGCCGGCAGGTGTCCTCAGTTCCCTCCAGCACAATGCCCTCCAGCACAACCAGTGCTGATGAGCTTTGAGGAGTTTGTGGCACAGAACGCTGGCCCCTCGCCGGTTAGTTCATCCCCAATCTATTCACCCAAAGCATGTCATGCCTTTCAACACAGTCATATATCCCGTGCATATGTCTTTTCAACATCCAGGGAACATGTGGATCTACCGTTGGCGGTGGTCTTCGCAGCACTCCGGAGACACGGAGCCCGACCACTTCGAtccacggaggcggaggcggaggcggtcTTGGCGGTAGCGCTGCCGCTAGCAGTGACGACCTGGGCTTTGGCCGTCTTGGCGGTGACGACCTCCGCGGTGCTCGATGATCCTTGTGTGGTGATGATGCTTGAGATGACTTGTGTGTGGtga